One segment of Excalfactoria chinensis isolate bCotChi1 chromosome 27, bCotChi1.hap2, whole genome shotgun sequence DNA contains the following:
- the LOC140263065 gene encoding class I histocompatibility antigen, F10 alpha chain-like, producing MWLCGMLGLLLCVLCWATGELHSLRYIHTAMTDPGPGLPWFVDVGYVDGEIFVHYDSTARRFVPRTEWMKAAGAVDPEYWDRNTRIAQSNERNGLVSLDTLHERYNQSGGSHTMQRMYGCDILEDGTTWGYHQVAYDGRDFIAFDKDTMTFTAAVPEAVPTKRMWEEGGVAETWKHYLEETCVKWLWRYVEHGKAELGRTEQPEVRVWGKEADGILTLSCRAHGFYPRPIAVSWVKDGAVLGQDTHSGGIVPNSDGTYHTWVTIEALPGDGDKYQCRVEHASLPQPGLYSWEWPQSNVVPIVVGVITVASIAIMSGTGFTIYSRHAGKKEKGYNVAPSQDGASSS from the exons ATGTGGCTGtgcgggatgctggggctgctgctgtgcgtCTTGTGCTGGGCGACGGGCG AGCTCCATTCCCTGCGGTACATCCACACCGCAATGACGGatcccggccccgggctgccctGGTTCGTGGATGTGGGGTACGTGGACGGCGAAATCTTCGTGCACTACGACAGCACCGCGCGGAGGTTCGTGCCCCGCACCGAGTGgatgaaggcagctggagctgtggatcCCGAGTACTGGGACAGGAACACCCGGATCGCACAGAGCAATGAGAGGAATGGCCTTGTGAGTCTGGATACGCTGCACGAACGATACAACCAGAGCGGAG ggtCTCACACGATGCAGAGGATGTATGGCTGTGACATCCTCGAGGACGGCACCACCTGGGGATATCATCAGGTTGCCTATGATGGGAGAGACTTCATTGCCTTCGACAAAGACACGATGACGTTCACTGCAGCGGTTCCAGAGGCAGTTCCTACCAAGAGGATGTGGGAGGAAGGTGGTGTTGCTGAGACATGGAAACATTACCTGGAGGAAACCTGTGTGAAGTGGCTGTGGAGATATGTGGAGCacgggaaggcagagctggggaggacag AGCAACCCGAGGTGCgagtgtgggggaaggaggccgACGGGATCCTGACCTTGTCCTGCCGCGCTCACGGCTTCTACCCGCGGCCCATCGCCGTCAGCTGGGTGAAGGACGGCGCGGTGCTGGGCCAGGACACCCACTCGGGGGGCATCGTGCCCAACAGCGACGGCACCTACCACACCTGGGTCACCATCGAGGCGCTGCCGGGGGACGGGGACAAGTACCAGTGCCGCGTGGAGCACgccagcctgccccagcccgGCCTCTACTCGTGGG AGTGGCCACAGTCCAACGTGGTGCCCATTGTGGTTGGGGTCATCACCGTTGCGTCCATTGCCATCATGTCTGGCACTGGATTCACCATCTACAGCCGCCATGCAG ggaagaaggagaaaggctaCAACGTGGCACCCA GCCAGGATGGTGCATCCAGCAGCTAA
- the LOC140263046 gene encoding antigen peptide transporter 1-like has product MSGAAAASPQPMSDSLVSEKPRPLPGVGIGAGVGSGAAMGAMGAGRRLLLSLSPESRRCAAGMGLMAASALGEMAVPYYMGRASDWVAREDELAAILPMVLLGLSSAVTELVCDVIFVGTLSRTQSRLQRCVFAAVLRQDITELRADGAGDVATRVTRDAEDVREALGEALSLLLWYLARGICLFATMAWLSPRMAMLTVLLLPLLLALPRAMGHFRQALAPQMQKAQAQASKVAVETFQAMATVRSFANEDGVAECYRQRLQQSHSLEKKDVVFYIVNLWTSGFSALALKMGILYYGGQLVAAGTVSTGDLVTFLLYQMQFTDVVEVLLRYYPTLTKAVGSSEKIFEFLDREPKVALSGTMAPSELQGHLQLEDVWFSYPGHQEPVLKGVSLELHPGEVLALLGPPGSGKSTLVALVSRLHQPTAGRLLLDGHPLPTYQHSYLCRQVAVVPQEPLLFARSLHANISYGSEGCSRAQVTAAARRVGAHNFITRLPQGYDTEVGELGGQLSGGQRQAVAIARALLRDPRILILDEHTSALDAESQQQVEQEMLAARGTGRAVLMVTGRAALAARAQRVAVLEGGEVRQQGPPDEVLRPGSRTWSLVQDWGQEGATGEGDRGSRGEG; this is encoded by the exons ATGAGCGGAGCCGCTGCTGCATCTCCTCAGCCAATGAGCGACTCTCTCGTTTCCGAGAAGCCGCGGCCGCTGCCGGGCGTTGGGATCGGAGCCGGAGTGGGATCGGGGGCTGCAATGGGGGCGATGGGCGCAGGTcgccgcctcctcctctctcTGAGCCCCGAGAGCCGGCGCTGCGCTGCGGGGATGGGTCTGATGGCGGCCTCGGCGCTGG GTGAGATGGCCGTCCCCTACTACATGGGCCGTGCCAGCGACTGGGTGGCCCGTGAGGACGAGCTGGCAGCCATCCTGCCCATGGTGCTGCTGGGCCTCAGCAG CGCCGTCACCGAGCTGGTGTGTGATGTGATCTTCGTGGGGACGCTGAGCCGCACGCAGAGCCGCCTGCAGCGCTGTGTCTTCGCCGCCGTCCTGCGGCAGGACATCACCGAGCTGCGAGCTGATGGGGCCG GGGATGTGGCCACACGGGTGACGCGGGATGCAGAGGACGTGCGCGAGGCGCTGGGTGAAGCACTGAGCCTCCTGCTGTGGTATCTGGCACGCGGCATCTGCCTCTTTGCCACCATGGCCTGGTTGTCCCCACGCATGGCAATGCTcaccgtgctgctgctgcccctgctgctGGCCCTACCCAGGGCTATGGGGCACTTCAGGCAG GCCCTGGCACCACAGATGCAGAAGGCTCAGGCCCAGGCCAGCAAGGTGGCAGTGGAGACCTTCCAGGCCATGGCCACTGTGCGTAGCTTCGCCAATGAGGATGGGGTGGCTGAGTGTTACCGGCAGCgcctgcagcagagccacagcctggagaagaaggaTGTGGTCTTCTATATTGTCAACCTCTGGACCAGCGGT TTCTCAGCACTGGCTCTGAAGATGGGGATCCTCTACTATGGGGGGCAGCTGGTGGCCGCAGGGACCGTCAGCACCGGGGACCTCGTCACCTTCCTTCTCTACCAGATGCAGTTCACTGATGTTGTGGAG GTCCTGCTCCGTTATTACCCCACACTGACAAAGGCCGTGGGCTCTTCAGAGAAGATCTTTGAGTTCCTGGACCGGGAGCCCAAGGTAGCGCTCTCAGGGACAATGGCACCCAGTGAGCTGCAGGGCCACCTCCAGCTGGAGGACGTCTGGTTCTCCTACCCTGGGCACCAGGAGCCCGTCCTCAAG GGTGTATCGCTGGAGCTTCACCCTGGGGAGGTGCTGGCCCTGCTGGGACCCCCAGGCTCAGGGAAGAGCACTCTGGTGGCCCTCGTGTCCCGCCTGCACCAGCCCACAGCCGGACGCCTGCTGCTGGATGGACACCCCCTCCCCACCTACCAGCACTCCTACCTGTGCCGCCAG GTGGCGGTCGTCCCCCAGGAGCCGCTGCTCTTTGCCCGCTCCCTCCACGCCAACATCTCCTATGGGTCGGAGGGCTGCAGCCGGGCTCAGGTGACAGCGGCCGCCCGCCGGGTGGGAGCCCACAACTTCATCACCCGCCTGCCCCAAGGCTACGACACAG AGGTGGGCGAGTTGGGGGGCCAGCTCTCCGGGGGACAGAGGCAGGCGGTGGCCATTGCCCGTGCGCTGCTGCGGGACCCCCGTATCCTCATCCTGGACGAGCACACCAGCGCCCTGGACGCTGAGAGCCAGCAGCAG GTGGAGCAGGAAATGCTGGCAGCCAGAGGGACGGGGCGTGCAGTGCTGATGGTGACGGGGCGGGCAGCCCTGGCGGCGCGGGCACAACgggtggctgtgctggaggggGGAGAGGTGCGCCAGCAGGGACCCCCCGACGAGGTGCTGCGCCCCGGCAGCCGCACGTGGAGCCTTGTGCAGGACTGGGGACAAGAGGGAGCAACGGGGGAGGGGGACAGAGGGAGCAGGGGGGAGGGATAG
- the LOC140263059 gene encoding class I histocompatibility antigen, F10 alpha chain-like — MLGLLLCAVCGAAGELHSLRYFHTAMTDPGPGLPWFFEVGYVDGEIFVHYDSTARRYVPRTEWMKATGAVDPEYWEMSTRIAQSNEQVGRVELVTVSRRYNQSGGSHTAQWMYGCDILEDGTTRGYYQVASDGRDFIAFDKDTMTFTAAVPEAVPTKRTWEEGGVAETWKHYLEETCVQWLRRHMEHGKAELGRTEQPEVRVWGKEADGILTLSCRAHGFYPRPIAVSWVKDGAVLGQDTHSGGIVPNSDGTYHTWVTIEALPGDGDKYQCRVEHASLPQPGLYSWERPQSNLVPIVVGVVIAIVAVAIVAGVGFIIYRRQAGKKEKGYNVAPSQDGASSNSSTGSNPTI, encoded by the exons atgctggggctgctgctgtgcgccgtgtgcggggcggcgggcg AGCTCCATTCCCTGCGGTACTTCCACACCGCGATGACGGatcccggccccgggctgccctGGTTCTTTGAAGTGGGGTACGTGGACGGCGAAATATTCGTGCACTACGACAGCACCGCGCGGAGGTACGTGCCCCGCACCGAGTGGATGAAGGCAACTGGAGCTGTGGATCCCGAGTACTGGGAGATGAGCACCCGGATCGCACAGAGCAACGAGCAGGTTGGCCGCGTGGAACTGGTCACTGTATCCCGGCGCTACAACCAGAGCGGCG GGTCTCACACGGCACAATGGATGTATGGCTGTGACATCCTCGAGGATGGCACCACCCGGGGGTATTATCAGGTTGCCAGTGATGGGAGAGACTTCATTGCCTTCGACAAAGACACGATGACGTTCACTGCAGCGGTACCAGAGGCAGTTCCCACCAAGAGGACGTGGGAGGAAGGTGGTGTTGCTGAGACATGGAAACATTACCTGGAGGAAACCTGTGTGCAGTGGCTGCGGAGACACATGGAGcatgggaaggcagagctggggaggacag AGCAACCCGAGGTGCgagtgtgggggaaggaggccgACGGGATCCTGACCTTGTCCTGCCGCGCTCACGGCTTCTACCCGCGGCCCATCGCCGTCAGCTGGGTGAAGGACGGCGCGGTGCTGGGCCAGGACACCCACTCGGGGGGCATCGTGCCCAACAGCGACGGCACCTACCACACCTGGGTCACCATCGAGGCGCTGCCGGGGGACGGGGACAAGTACCAGTGCCGCGTGGAGCACgccagcctgccccagcccgGCCTCTACTCGTGGG AGCGGCCACAGTCCAACCTGGTGCCCATCGTGGTGGGGGTGGTCATTGCCATTGTGGCCGTCGCCATTGTGGCTGGTGTTGGATTCATCATCTACAGACGCCAGGCAG